From one Formosa sediminum genomic stretch:
- a CDS encoding S1C family serine protease → MKQNTNNLVLIKAYILLIFLFFNQLNVNAQQENETYFKVSPLEDSDLKLKDLEHQIQKTYKKVLASTVTINTHATGVLVSSDGYILTAAHVVLGVREEQSSITMSDGTTYKAIHLGLDEKGDYALMKIVDKGTWEYLELGSSSDLGQDEACLMFGHSSGYQADRPALMRIGFYKGTKALGYLKTSCIMMPGDSGGPLVDLNGKVIGVCSHIDRSMDDNFYAPIDPVKANWTKLINGERFNKRGPREPQFPKDNETISPSKTTADFSLEGGKGAIIKAIGKTVKDLHKSVVKIKSLNEDKTEVNTYGTIVSSKGYVVAKASELSKSGLSCEQYNGVISPARLIGIDKSNDLAVLQIQSKDIIAINIPKKTDTRVGTLIGSASFKEDIKYSGVISAPARQILPAAASQGFLGASVTFSNKIFVLYENGAAKLAGLKRGDIIVKFDDTKIESSEDRISFLKTTQVNQKVKVTVLREGAEKEVEVTLLKENEKRIRNRHIGYDLDTSERKYDFTQAFTHDMPIEVNETGTPVVDIKGNVIGINIAKENRTSSFAIPLDVVLQTVKDIK, encoded by the coding sequence ATGAAACAAAACACAAATAATTTAGTTTTAATTAAAGCATATATTCTTCTCATTTTTCTTTTTTTCAATCAGTTAAATGTTAATGCCCAACAAGAGAACGAAACCTATTTTAAAGTATCACCTTTAGAAGATTCAGATTTAAAACTTAAAGATTTAGAGCATCAAATTCAAAAAACATATAAAAAAGTATTGGCCAGTACTGTTACCATAAATACACATGCGACAGGAGTTTTGGTCTCTTCTGACGGTTATATTTTAACAGCAGCTCATGTTGTTTTAGGTGTTAGAGAAGAACAGAGTAGTATAACAATGAGTGACGGCACTACCTATAAGGCTATTCATTTAGGTTTAGATGAGAAAGGGGATTATGCACTTATGAAAATAGTAGATAAAGGGACATGGGAATATCTAGAGTTAGGGTCTTCTTCAGATTTAGGACAAGATGAAGCTTGTTTAATGTTTGGTCATTCTAGCGGATATCAAGCAGATCGACCAGCTTTAATGCGTATAGGATTTTATAAAGGGACCAAGGCATTAGGGTACTTAAAAACAAGTTGTATTATGATGCCAGGTGATTCAGGCGGACCTTTAGTAGATTTAAATGGAAAAGTAATAGGTGTTTGTAGTCATATAGATCGTTCAATGGACGATAATTTTTACGCGCCAATAGACCCCGTAAAAGCAAATTGGACAAAGTTAATTAACGGAGAAAGGTTTAATAAAAGAGGACCAAGAGAGCCTCAATTTCCTAAAGATAATGAAACGATTTCACCGTCAAAGACCACGGCAGATTTTTCTTTAGAAGGCGGAAAAGGCGCTATAATTAAAGCCATTGGAAAAACGGTAAAAGACCTACACAAATCGGTAGTCAAAATAAAAAGCCTTAATGAAGATAAAACAGAGGTAAACACTTACGGTACTATTGTAAGTTCCAAGGGCTATGTAGTAGCGAAAGCTTCAGAGTTAAGTAAATCAGGGTTAAGCTGCGAGCAGTATAATGGCGTAATTAGTCCGGCAAGACTAATTGGGATTGATAAATCTAACGATTTGGCTGTGCTGCAAATCCAATCAAAAGATATAATTGCAATTAATATTCCTAAAAAGACAGATACAAGAGTCGGAACATTAATAGGGTCAGCAAGTTTTAAGGAAGACATTAAGTATTCAGGAGTTATTAGTGCTCCCGCAAGACAGATATTACCAGCGGCAGCTTCTCAAGGTTTTTTAGGAGCATCAGTAACATTTTCAAATAAAATTTTTGTGCTTTATGAAAATGGAGCAGCAAAGTTAGCTGGGTTAAAAAGAGGAGACATCATAGTTAAATTTGATGACACAAAGATAGAAAGTAGTGAAGACCGTATTTCATTTTTAAAAACCACTCAAGTAAATCAAAAGGTAAAGGTAACAGTTTTAAGAGAGGGAGCGGAAAAGGAAGTAGAAGTTACTTTGTTAAAGGAGAACGAAAAGAGAATACGAAATAGACATATTGGTTATGATCTTGATACAAGCGAACGAAAGTATGATTTTACTCAAGCCTTTACTCACGATATGCCTATAGAGGTTAATGAAACAGGAACCCCGGTTGTAGATATAAAAGGAAATGTAATCGGAATAAATATAGCTAAAGAAAATAGAACGAGTTCTTTTGCAATTCCTTTAGATGTTGTTTTACAAACAGTAAAGGATATAAAATAA
- a CDS encoding carbohydrate-binding protein — MKTNLTMHSMSPHGKLAFMPKVLLLLLGLLTSSISFAQVTVTSLTELLPYLKQDNVNVTLAPGTYTVTSEDIQNGLFPDYTEFLDRKNYVLFLVSGNNSVYDFTGVTVNVETAVFNAYSGSYDNFYEVQTTGNNNVLKNLTLVDVGSVDDYPENGACNITMDGANNRIEGFHITAKGSYPYGYGDAFGKGGTYTIKHYKHSAFLIRGESNHAKGVTIIHRSYGHCMFMQAANNPIIEDCYLEGEMRSTDDMLAEEGTGSAADLIDFYTVWGYRLPPGYMKSTGEAGIRAYNAGETIIDGVEYSRGTSNVTVKNCTIKHLRTGVTVAHATGTKYVEGTTAIGCENGFSLGTGTVVDCYADVAYGPVYTTTYNTDKNYNADITIIPAEDAYYNGSGNVAYIGGSNHNITLKSASGLVIDQDLKIKFGGERNHISTQGESLNSQDNFTAYNITINNNTNFPIVLDTETSYVTGVSGGMVTDLGTDNNIVHEAVSVNKIEAEAYTNMDGVTKATTTDDDNGEHITTIDANDWLEYDIDVALAGTYTMSYRVSGTNAGDFTLSQDETDLEHVTFETTGSQDTWTTVTSATPFYLEAGTQTLRITAHTAQWQLNWLDLKLECASVAIVPFVEELNPLGLSIQNQQTANVDIFPGNTARLQPQPLVGGSWTWTGPNNFSSTNREVVLEAITSDLAGAYKATYTNDCGVSSTLTFNINLAGSQQIEAETYTTMNGIETETTTDTSGNEHVTAIDQNDWMEYTINIPVSATYRFNYRVASAQDNTQFTVTLNNEDLETMSFASTGSANTWATVKSAQTKYLPEGTHTLRITSNSSDWKLNWILLDGEDFVNPCDLPFIPEGFTIKSEPVTWSSGLIDISCVNSVNAYIELAETGTLAATDQVKLMYKLDGGEAISISDFQGMLTEHTGIIRNLSGSTLELIIEGQTASDENYYTISKINIVETTDTFARIEAEDFTEADGPKIGNTGDVDGVQNLGSVKPGHWSMYAGLDLTDVKSINARVSSTYDDAFIEVRLNGVEGELIGTIDVVNTGAWQVYETVSAYIKDVTGIYDVYMVYQTKSSANVCNINWFQFSDAYVKAPTDPFSIFQAEDYDSESGTETIATTDSDGVSQVSSIGNGDWIMFEALDLTNASSLDFRFASASGDGTLEVRLDSTDGPIISLIDLPSTGSNTDWTTLNVAIDPIDTEHDIYFIFKGEADDMVQLNWMQFKVYTNPYDRIEAEDFDEQYGDPTVAGSTSDIDGNGDLRGIFPGDWVKFNAVDLSNAQSISARFGSLYDDAFIEVRTDAPDGDLIGTIELHNTGGWHTWDTASNNLTPTSGVHDVYFIFNAVTSPNVCNINWFQLSEEKISYPRDPLAKIEAEDYDLAQGTSTSTTSDEDGNLDVNNIQDGDWTLYKKIDLSDLGSIDVRVASAFDSSSIEVRLGAYDGQLISTITVPNTGSLTTWQTVNAEFTEYVEGEQNVYLVYKGSENNLLHINWLQFYRESLTVEDAELNTIVLYPNPVSQHLNIKNAAGAKLQFYDITGKQILNTTVKFNDASINLNHVPSGLYLVKIEKNGQIQTKKIIKQ, encoded by the coding sequence ATGAAAACAAACTTAACTATGCACTCCATGTCACCACATGGAAAACTGGCTTTTATGCCTAAAGTCTTACTCTTATTGCTCGGTCTGTTGACTAGTAGTATATCCTTTGCCCAAGTTACCGTAACTTCTTTAACAGAATTACTGCCTTATTTAAAACAAGATAATGTTAACGTAACCTTAGCTCCTGGCACGTATACAGTGACCTCAGAAGATATTCAAAACGGACTTTTTCCTGATTACACCGAATTCTTAGACCGCAAAAACTACGTTTTATTTTTAGTCTCTGGAAACAATAGTGTATACGATTTTACAGGCGTAACCGTAAATGTAGAAACTGCCGTTTTTAACGCTTACTCTGGATCTTATGATAATTTCTACGAAGTACAAACTACAGGAAATAATAATGTACTTAAAAACTTAACTTTAGTAGACGTTGGTAGTGTAGATGATTATCCTGAAAACGGTGCCTGCAACATTACCATGGACGGTGCAAATAACCGTATTGAAGGCTTTCATATTACCGCAAAAGGATCTTATCCTTATGGCTATGGAGATGCTTTTGGTAAAGGCGGAACTTACACTATTAAACACTATAAGCACAGTGCATTTTTAATCAGAGGAGAATCTAACCACGCTAAAGGTGTAACTATTATTCATAGAAGTTACGGGCATTGTATGTTTATGCAAGCCGCTAACAATCCTATTATAGAAGATTGCTATTTAGAAGGTGAAATGCGATCTACAGACGATATGTTGGCCGAAGAAGGCACAGGTTCTGCTGCAGATTTAATCGACTTTTACACTGTTTGGGGTTACCGCTTACCTCCTGGATATATGAAAAGTACTGGGGAAGCAGGTATTCGTGCCTACAACGCTGGAGAAACTATTATTGATGGTGTAGAATACAGCCGAGGCACCTCAAATGTAACCGTTAAAAATTGTACCATTAAACATTTGCGAACTGGAGTTACCGTTGCGCATGCTACCGGAACAAAGTATGTAGAAGGCACTACAGCCATTGGTTGTGAAAACGGCTTTTCTCTAGGTACAGGTACTGTGGTAGATTGTTATGCCGATGTCGCTTATGGTCCTGTATATACTACGACGTATAATACCGACAAAAATTATAACGCAGACATTACTATTATTCCTGCAGAAGATGCATATTATAATGGTTCTGGGAACGTCGCTTATATTGGTGGAAGCAACCATAATATTACCTTAAAAAGCGCGTCTGGATTGGTAATCGACCAGGATCTAAAAATTAAATTTGGAGGTGAAAGAAACCATATAAGTACGCAAGGCGAAAGTTTAAACAGCCAAGATAATTTTACAGCCTATAACATAACCATTAACAATAACACCAATTTCCCTATTGTTTTAGATACAGAAACATCTTATGTAACAGGAGTTTCTGGTGGAATGGTTACCGATTTAGGAACTGATAATAACATTGTCCACGAGGCGGTTTCTGTTAATAAAATTGAAGCTGAAGCTTATACCAATATGGATGGTGTAACAAAAGCCACTACCACAGACGACGACAACGGCGAACACATCACAACTATCGATGCTAATGATTGGTTAGAATACGACATAGATGTAGCATTAGCAGGAACCTATACCATGAGCTACCGTGTTTCTGGCACAAACGCTGGTGACTTCACCTTAAGTCAAGACGAAACAGATTTAGAGCACGTAACCTTTGAAACAACAGGTTCTCAAGATACATGGACTACCGTAACATCGGCTACACCATTTTATTTAGAAGCGGGAACGCAAACTTTAAGAATCACCGCCCATACTGCACAATGGCAATTAAATTGGTTAGATTTAAAATTAGAATGTGCCTCAGTAGCTATTGTGCCTTTTGTAGAAGAATTAAATCCTTTAGGACTTTCTATTCAAAATCAGCAAACGGCCAATGTGGATATTTTCCCAGGAAACACAGCCCGTTTACAACCGCAACCATTAGTTGGAGGCAGTTGGACTTGGACTGGTCCAAACAATTTTAGTAGTACAAATCGTGAAGTGGTGTTAGAAGCCATTACTTCTGACTTAGCCGGAGCTTACAAAGCAACCTACACCAACGACTGCGGGGTTTCAAGCACGCTTACGTTTAATATAAACCTAGCCGGTTCACAACAAATTGAAGCTGAAACCTATACCACCATGAATGGTATAGAAACGGAAACTACCACCGATACTAGCGGTAATGAGCACGTAACGGCTATAGACCAAAACGATTGGATGGAATACACTATAAACATTCCTGTGTCTGCCACCTACCGTTTTAATTACCGTGTGGCTAGTGCCCAAGATAACACGCAGTTTACAGTCACTCTTAACAATGAAGATTTAGAGACTATGTCCTTTGCTTCTACAGGCAGTGCTAATACATGGGCCACTGTAAAATCGGCACAAACCAAGTATTTACCAGAGGGAACGCACACCTTAAGAATAACCTCTAACTCATCAGACTGGAAATTAAACTGGATACTTCTAGATGGTGAAGATTTTGTCAATCCGTGTGACTTGCCTTTTATCCCAGAAGGTTTCACTATAAAATCAGAACCTGTGACTTGGTCTTCTGGTCTTATCGATATTAGTTGTGTAAATAGTGTGAATGCTTATATTGAATTAGCAGAAACAGGAACTTTAGCAGCTACAGATCAGGTAAAATTGATGTATAAATTAGACGGTGGCGAAGCGATTAGTATTTCAGATTTTCAAGGCATGCTTACAGAACATACAGGCATTATACGAAATCTTTCAGGAAGCACATTAGAATTAATTATTGAAGGACAAACCGCGTCAGACGAGAATTATTATACCATTTCTAAAATTAATATCGTTGAAACTACCGATACGTTTGCAAGAATTGAGGCCGAAGATTTCACAGAAGCCGATGGACCTAAAATAGGAAACACAGGTGATGTTGATGGGGTTCAAAATTTAGGTTCTGTAAAACCTGGTCATTGGAGTATGTATGCTGGATTAGATCTAACCGATGTAAAAAGTATAAATGCACGAGTGTCAAGTACCTATGATGATGCGTTTATTGAAGTGCGTTTAAATGGTGTTGAAGGTGAACTTATCGGAACAATAGATGTGGTTAACACCGGAGCGTGGCAAGTGTACGAAACCGTAAGTGCATATATAAAAGATGTAACTGGTATTTACGATGTGTATATGGTTTACCAAACCAAAAGCAGTGCGAATGTGTGTAATATAAATTGGTTTCAATTTTCAGATGCTTATGTTAAAGCACCTACCGATCCATTTTCAATCTTTCAGGCTGAAGATTATGACTCCGAAAGTGGTACGGAAACCATTGCCACCACAGATAGTGATGGAGTTAGCCAAGTGAGCAGTATTGGCAATGGCGATTGGATTATGTTTGAGGCTTTAGACCTTACAAACGCTTCTAGCTTAGATTTTAGATTTGCAAGTGCTTCTGGGGATGGTACATTAGAAGTGCGTTTAGATTCCACAGATGGTCCAATCATTTCTCTTATAGATTTACCAAGCACAGGGTCTAATACCGACTGGACAACGCTTAATGTTGCCATCGATCCTATAGATACAGAACATGATATCTACTTTATTTTTAAAGGTGAAGCAGACGATATGGTTCAACTCAATTGGATGCAATTCAAAGTGTATACGAATCCATACGATAGAATAGAAGCCGAAGATTTTGATGAGCAATATGGAGATCCAACCGTAGCAGGCTCTACCTCTGATATAGATGGGAATGGAGATTTACGTGGTATTTTCCCTGGCGATTGGGTAAAGTTTAACGCAGTAGATCTTAGCAATGCTCAAAGTATCAGTGCGCGTTTTGGATCTTTATACGACGATGCTTTTATTGAAGTTCGTACCGATGCTCCCGATGGCGACCTTATTGGTACCATTGAATTGCACAATACTGGAGGTTGGCACACTTGGGACACTGCAAGTAACAACCTAACACCTACTTCAGGTGTACACGATGTATATTTCATTTTTAATGCCGTGACAAGTCCAAATGTTTGTAACATCAACTGGTTTCAGTTATCTGAAGAGAAAATTAGCTACCCACGCGATCCTTTGGCAAAAATAGAGGCTGAAGATTATGACTTAGCTCAAGGTACATCAACTAGCACAACCTCTGATGAAGATGGTAATCTAGACGTAAACAACATACAAGATGGTGATTGGACCTTGTATAAAAAAATCGATTTATCAGATTTAGGCAGTATAGATGTACGTGTGGCAAGCGCTTTTGATTCTTCAAGTATAGAAGTGCGTTTAGGCGCTTACGATGGTCAGTTAATTTCAACAATTACCGTACCTAACACAGGTAGCCTAACAACCTGGCAAACCGTTAATGCAGAATTTACAGAATATGTAGAAGGAGAACAAAATGTATATTTGGTATATAAAGGTTCTGAAAACAACTTACTACATATTAATTGGTTACAGTTTTATAGAGAATCGCTAACAGTAGAGGATGCAGAATTAAACACTATAGTACTATACCCAAATCCAGTATCGCAACACTTAAATATTAAGAACGCTGCTGGAGCTAAACTTCAATTTTATGATATAACTGGTAAACAAATTTTAAATACAACAGTTAAATTTAATGATGCGTCTATCAATTTAAATCATGTACCAAGTGGTTTATATTTAGTTAAAATTGAAAAGAATGGTCAGATACAGACCAAGAAAATTATTAAGCAATAA
- a CDS encoding protein-disulfide reductase DsbD family protein: MKHTLFFFACLITWCFNGQVLDPVKWSTSVEKLSDTEYNLITTAKIDSGWHLYSQTVPEGGPIATTFIYDNSEETFTLKGNTIEEAGHTIEDPVFEMEIKFFEGEAKFIQKINVSKPTPTLLGFVEFMVCDDTRCLPPTEIELEFHLEENTASAASASKASDTSTIGVEKAVKNTSDSASNTGLLSIFFIAFLSGFAALLTPCVFPMIPMTVSFFTKQSKNKAAGIKNAIIYGVSIIVIYVLLGSAVTGIFGASALNALSTNVWFNVIFFVLLVVFAVSFLGAFEIVLPNSWANKVDSQADRGGLVGIFFMALALAIVSFSCTGPIVGTLLVESASKGGIAPIIGMFGFSLAIALPFALFAAFPGWLNSLPKSGGWLNTVKVVLGFLELALAFKFLSNADLVLQLHILEREVFVAIWIAVFGTLAFYLFGKIQLPHDSPLPYISVGRLSLGLIVLSFTIYMIPGLWGAPLNIISAFPPPQEYSESPYGVGFSKLGSGGSASAHGDLPGGAHLLAPHDIIAFDDYDTGLAYAKKVGKPVLLDFTGWACVNCRKMEQNVWPEPAVLNILKNDVVLISLYVDDKRELESDEVVASQLKPGKKLKYIGQKWSEMQTIKYKSNSQPFYVIIDHNEEKLVDPVGYTPDVDTYHAWLEEGVNKF, encoded by the coding sequence ATGAAACACACATTATTTTTTTTCGCATGTCTTATCACTTGGTGTTTTAATGGCCAAGTATTAGATCCGGTAAAGTGGAGTACTTCTGTAGAGAAACTATCCGATACAGAATACAATTTAATCACAACCGCAAAGATAGATTCTGGCTGGCATTTATATTCGCAAACAGTACCAGAAGGTGGCCCAATCGCGACCACGTTTATCTACGATAATTCTGAAGAGACTTTTACTTTAAAAGGGAATACAATAGAAGAAGCAGGACATACCATTGAAGATCCTGTGTTTGAGATGGAGATTAAGTTTTTTGAAGGCGAAGCTAAATTTATTCAAAAAATAAACGTTAGCAAACCTACACCAACCCTTTTAGGTTTTGTAGAATTTATGGTTTGCGACGATACGCGTTGTTTACCACCAACCGAAATTGAATTAGAATTTCATTTGGAAGAAAACACAGCTTCAGCAGCCTCAGCAAGTAAAGCGTCAGACACATCAACTATAGGAGTAGAAAAGGCCGTGAAAAACACCTCAGATTCGGCAAGTAATACAGGCCTTTTGTCTATCTTTTTTATAGCCTTTTTATCAGGTTTTGCGGCTTTATTAACGCCATGTGTATTCCCGATGATTCCTATGACGGTAAGCTTCTTTACCAAACAAAGTAAAAACAAAGCAGCTGGAATTAAAAATGCAATTATCTACGGTGTTAGTATCATTGTTATTTATGTTTTATTAGGAAGTGCCGTAACCGGAATTTTTGGGGCAAGTGCATTAAATGCATTGTCAACTAATGTTTGGTTTAACGTAATTTTCTTTGTGTTGTTAGTCGTTTTTGCGGTGTCTTTTTTAGGCGCATTCGAAATAGTATTACCAAACTCGTGGGCCAATAAAGTAGACTCTCAAGCCGATCGCGGAGGATTAGTAGGTATTTTCTTTATGGCCTTAGCCTTAGCCATAGTATCTTTTTCATGTACAGGTCCAATAGTGGGAACGCTTTTGGTAGAATCAGCCTCTAAAGGCGGAATAGCACCCATTATCGGGATGTTTGGATTTTCGTTAGCCATAGCATTACCCTTTGCATTATTTGCAGCCTTTCCAGGCTGGTTAAATTCGTTACCAAAATCGGGAGGGTGGTTAAATACCGTAAAAGTAGTATTAGGCTTTTTAGAATTAGCTTTAGCATTTAAATTTTTATCGAATGCAGATTTAGTGCTTCAACTTCATATTTTAGAGCGCGAAGTGTTTGTAGCAATTTGGATAGCAGTTTTTGGTACTTTAGCCTTTTATTTATTCGGAAAGATCCAATTACCACACGATTCCCCCTTACCATATATATCTGTAGGACGCTTAAGTTTAGGTCTTATAGTGTTGTCATTTACCATTTACATGATTCCCGGACTTTGGGGCGCACCATTAAATATAATTAGCGCATTTCCACCGCCCCAAGAATATAGCGAATCGCCTTATGGAGTAGGCTTCTCAAAATTAGGTTCAGGAGGTAGTGCATCTGCACACGGAGATTTACCAGGTGGGGCCCATTTATTAGCGCCTCACGATATCATTGCATTTGATGATTACGATACCGGATTAGCGTATGCAAAGAAAGTAGGAAAGCCAGTACTGTTAGATTTTACAGGTTGGGCATGTGTAAACTGTAGAAAGATGGAACAAAATGTTTGGCCAGAACCAGCTGTTTTAAATATTTTAAAAAACGATGTGGTTTTAATATCGTTGTATGTAGATGATAAACGGGAACTAGAATCAGACGAGGTTGTAGCATCACAATTAAAACCTGGGAAAAAGTTAAAATACATAGGTCAAAAGTGGAGTGAGATGCAAACTATAAAGTACAAATCAAATTCACAACCATTTTACGTAATTATCGACCATAACGAAGAGAAATTAGTCGATCCAGTAGGGTATACACCAGATGTAGACACATATCATGCTTGGTTAGAAGAAGGGGTTAATAAATTTTAA
- a CDS encoding aminotransferase class V-fold PLP-dependent enzyme, translating into MISFVKSIFNSKKTFNPESNLESYFLEFRKDIIGLNQTFMSPYGEQKIIYADWTASGRLYRPIEERLLNNIGPYVANTHTESSFTGSVMTQAYLEARSIIKNHVNASSDDVLLTEGTGMTGAINKFQRILGLRISEHLKAHISIPEEKRPIVFVSHMEHHSNQTSWIETISRVKVIPSTSEGLPCLDSLELLLEEYQSTPIKIAAITGCSNVTGIRTPYHAIAKIMHRNNGLCFVDFACSAPYVKIDMHPEDAEEYLDAITFSPHKFLGGPGTTGVLIFNKKLYKNLVPDNPGGGTVSYTNPWGDHDFIEDIETREDGGTPGFLQAMKIALSIQLKEKMGVQNILKREQELNAIIFEKLLKIKNLKLLSPKNTDRLGVFSFYIENTHYNLVVKLLNDKYGIQTRGGCSCAGTYGHFLLNVDEFKSKSIEVNILEGCLIARPGWIRISIHPTMTNSEVEFICNAIKEVANHISIWGMDYEYNTVKNEFIHKDHFNMEKEIIESWF; encoded by the coding sequence ATGATTAGTTTTGTAAAAAGTATTTTTAATTCAAAAAAAACATTTAATCCAGAATCAAATTTAGAGTCATATTTTTTGGAATTTAGGAAAGATATAATTGGACTAAATCAGACTTTTATGTCCCCGTATGGAGAACAAAAAATAATCTATGCAGATTGGACAGCTAGTGGTAGATTATACCGACCTATAGAAGAACGTTTATTAAATAATATAGGACCTTATGTAGCAAATACCCACACAGAGAGTTCTTTTACAGGTAGTGTAATGACACAAGCTTATTTAGAGGCAAGATCTATTATTAAAAATCATGTAAATGCGTCTTCAGATGATGTTCTATTAACAGAAGGAACAGGTATGACAGGTGCAATTAATAAGTTTCAGCGTATTTTAGGACTTAGAATTAGTGAACATTTAAAAGCTCATATTTCAATTCCGGAAGAGAAAAGACCAATAGTTTTTGTTTCTCACATGGAGCATCATTCAAATCAAACGTCATGGATAGAAACGATTTCACGTGTTAAGGTTATTCCTTCAACCTCAGAGGGGTTACCTTGTTTAGATAGTCTTGAATTGCTGTTGGAAGAATACCAATCAACACCCATAAAAATAGCTGCAATTACTGGGTGTTCTAATGTTACAGGAATACGTACTCCTTATCATGCTATAGCAAAAATAATGCACAGAAACAACGGACTCTGCTTTGTTGATTTTGCTTGTTCAGCACCATATGTTAAAATAGATATGCATCCAGAAGATGCAGAAGAGTATTTAGATGCTATAACATTTTCACCTCATAAATTTTTAGGAGGACCAGGGACAACAGGGGTTTTAATATTTAATAAAAAACTATATAAAAATTTAGTTCCAGATAATCCAGGGGGAGGTACTGTTAGTTATACTAACCCTTGGGGAGATCATGATTTTATAGAGGATATAGAAACGCGTGAAGACGGCGGAACACCAGGTTTTTTACAAGCAATGAAAATAGCTCTTTCTATACAATTAAAAGAGAAAATGGGTGTTCAAAACATTTTAAAGAGAGAACAGGAATTGAATGCCATTATATTTGAAAAATTACTAAAAATTAAAAATTTAAAACTTCTATCACCTAAAAATACAGATCGTTTGGGTGTTTTTTCATTTTATATTGAAAACACACACTACAACTTAGTTGTAAAGCTTTTAAATGATAAGTATGGAATACAAACACGTGGAGGATGTTCTTGTGCTGGAACCTACGGACATTTTTTATTGAATGTCGATGAGTTTAAATCTAAATCTATCGAAGTTAATATATTAGAAGGTTGTTTAATTGCTCGTCCAGGATGGATACGCATATCTATTCATCCAACTATGACCAATTCTGAAGTAGAGTTTATCTGTAATGCTATAAAAGAAGTTGCAAATCATATTTCTATTTGGGGAATGGATTATGAATATAATACTGTTAAAAATGAATTTATTCATAAAGACCACTTTAACATGGAGAAAGAGATTATTGAATCTTGGTTTTAA